The sequence below is a genomic window from Streptomyces sp. NBC_00289.
TCCTTCGACGTGGTCATTCCATAGACCTTGGCGAGATGAGCGACGATCTCCCCCGACGTCAGCCCTTTCCCGGTGAGCGAGAGGGCCATTTCGTCCAGGGCGCCGGTCCGCCGGGCATATCTCGGCAACAGTCCGGGGACGGAAGGTCCTCAGCCTGTCGCGGGGCCACGTTCACCACCACCGGGCCGACCTCGGTCATCACCTTCTTCGCCCGATATCCGTTCCGCATATTTC
It includes:
- a CDS encoding transposase, which translates into the protein MPRYARRTGALDEMALSLTGKGLTSGEIVAHLAKVYGMTTSKETVSTITDTALESMAE